From a single Nicotiana tabacum cultivar K326 chromosome 8, ASM71507v2, whole genome shotgun sequence genomic region:
- the LOC142163006 gene encoding uncharacterized protein LOC142163006, with the protein MEDRDEVLYSGPYTISNKPIIIKPWRASFDFQVEVLQTVPIWAKFPNLPLSCWGMDSLSRTRSGLGIPLYADKCTTKVERILYARILIEMDVTRELPTRIKVGHTCKPMQKQPPAIAPKIKITNPKQAWIKKPEKTADTQNFQYVMHIGCAEENKGQSSYSKDPGDSNTLFIPRLNLKFNFTTIYGLHTIKDRKQMWANLRALNQLQIEPWLVMGDFNTISHAEDKQCGAPVHEGEIRDFNDYLVDTNMNEMRYIGRWFTWTNNHVFSKIDRALVNAEWMIRFPKKEVLVLDPNLSDHSPLCIKMDEENFQGPRTFSFLNCIAEHHNFLKVVNEAWQIPMGGSWMNRVWMRLKGMKEGLKQINTKELRGID; encoded by the exons ATGGAAGACAGGGACGAGGTACTCTACTCAGGACCATACACAATCAGCAATAAGCCAATAATTATAAAACCATGGAGAGCGAGCTTTGATTTTCAGGTTGAAGTACTTCAAACTGTTCCAATATGGGCTAAATTCCCAAATCTTCCCCTAAGCTGCTGGGGAATGGATTCACTAAGCAGAACTAGAAGTGGGCTAGGGATTCCCTTATATGCTGACAAGTGCACAACAAAAGTAGAACGGATTTTGTATGCTAGGATCCTAATTGAAATGGATGTTACCAGAGAATTACCAACTAGGATCAAG GTTGGCCACACTTGTAAACCAATGCAAAAACAGCCTCCAGCCATAGCTCCAAAGATAAAGATTACAAACCCAAAACAAGCTTGGATAAAGAAACCTGAGAAGACTGCGGATACACAG AATTTTCAGTATGTGATGCATATTGGATGTGCTGAGGAGAACAAAGGACAGAGTAGCTATAGTAAGGATCCTGGGGATTCAAACACTCTTTTTATCCCA AGGTTGAATCTGAAGTTCAATTTTACTACCATTTATGGATTACATACCATTAAGGACAGGAAGCAGATGTGGGCTAATTTGAGAGCACTGAACCAGCTACAAATAGAGCCCTGGCTGGTCATGGGTGATTTCAATACCATCTCACACGCAGAGGACAAACAATGTGGAGCACCAGTTCATGAAGGAGAGATCAGAGACTTTAACGACTATTTAGTGGATACAAATATGAATGAAATGAGATATATTGGTAGATGGTTTACATGGACTAACAACCATGTATTCAGTAAAATTGATAGGGCCTTAGTTAATGCTGAGTGGATGATCAGGTTCCCTAAAAAAGAGGTCCTTGTACTGGATCCAAATCTTTCTGATCATTCCCCGTTATGTATTAAAATGGATGAGGAGAATTTTCAGGGGCCAAGAACTTTTAGTTTTCTAAACTGCATAGCGGAGCATCACAATTTCCTGAAAGTTGTAAATGAAGCATGGCAAATACCTATGGGAGGAAGTTGGATGAATAGAGTGTGGATGAGGCTGAAAGGTATGAAAGAAGGGCTGAAGCAGATTAATACAAAGGAATTAAGAGGAATAGATTAG
- the LOC107820214 gene encoding protein XRI1 isoform X3, with product MAMPDLPMDFDSNSSEIWDWQCGETFLEDRENFDVTTKELEQCREPAKVVKRRRMLQFDAEILDVSGSNEEIPLTCLKSKERDAYFEEAICEVSDWLSEYADGATSSAHEGLDESSEEWLTDCFNDPELQPGSEDMNTSGVPDVQADIIEVINSSPERETTMVKSSSVRTCGNIIFKGRNSYMQPPKKGASSVVYPFGFIKPCSAQGDVTLKEINKKIHTPPPSKSKQSNQDPPSYPTSAFSGKPVVGKTKINIEGGRGSITIMRTKG from the exons ATGGCGATGCCTGATCTGCCCATGGATTTCGATAGTAACAG CAGCGAGATATGGGATTGGCAATGTGGGGAAACTTTTCTTGAAGACCGTGAGAACTTTG ATGTTACAACCAAGGAATTGGAGCAGTGCAGAGAACCTGCTAAAGTGGTAAAAAGACGCAGAATGCTGCAATTTGACGCTGAGATCCTGGATGTTTCTGGTTCAAACGAAGAGATTCCATTAACCTGCTTAAAATCAAAG GAGAGGGATGCATATTTCGAAGAAGCTATATGCGAGGTCTCAGACTGGTTATCCGAATATGCAG ATGGTGCAACATCTTCGGCTCATGAAGGTTTGGATGAGTCTTCTGAAGAATGGCTTACCGATTGCTTTAATGATCCTGAGTTGCAGCCTGGTTCCGAGGATAT GAATACATCTGGAGTACCTGATGTTCAAGCTGACATAATAG AGGTTATTAATTCCTCGCCAGAACGTGAGACAACTATGGTTAAAAGCAGTTCTGTTCGTACTTGTGGAAACATTATTTTCAAAG GTAGGAATTCATACATGCAACCTCCCAAAAAAGGTGCATCTTCTGTAGTGTACCCATTCGGCTTTATCAAACCCTGCAGTGCTCAAGGAGATGTGACGTTAAAAGAGATTAACAAAAAGATACACACTCCACCACCATCCAAGTCGAAGCAAAGCAATCAAGATCCACCTTCTTATCCCACATCAGCTTTTTCTGGGAAACCTGTCGTTGGCAAGACAAAAATTAACATAGAGGGCGGAAGAGGCAGCATTACAATCATGAGAACTAAAGGATGA
- the LOC107820214 gene encoding protein XRI1 isoform X1: MAMPDLPMDFDSNSSEIWDWQCGETFLEDRENFGLQPQADVSECLWTGVTENKEDLSYIFDDETTPVKDCGDLTLNVKDVTTKELEQCREPAKVVKRRRMLQFDAEILDVSGSNEEIPLTCLKSKERDAYFEEAICEVSDWLSEYADGATSSAHEGLDESSEEWLTDCFNDPELQPGSEDMNTSGVPDVQADIIEVINSSPERETTMVKSSSVRTCGNIIFKGRNSYMQPPKKGASSVVYPFGFIKPCSAQGDVTLKEINKKIHTPPPSKSKQSNQDPPSYPTSAFSGKPVVGKTKINIEGGRGSITIMRTKG; this comes from the exons ATGGCGATGCCTGATCTGCCCATGGATTTCGATAGTAACAG CAGCGAGATATGGGATTGGCAATGTGGGGAAACTTTTCTTGAAGACCGTGAGAACTTTG GGCTGCAGCCTCAAGCAGACGTATCGGAATGTTTATGGACTGGTGTAACTGAAAATAAGGAAGATCTTTCCTACATTTTTGATGATGAGACCACTCCAGTTAAGGACTGTGGTGACTTGACACTCAATGTCAAGG ATGTTACAACCAAGGAATTGGAGCAGTGCAGAGAACCTGCTAAAGTGGTAAAAAGACGCAGAATGCTGCAATTTGACGCTGAGATCCTGGATGTTTCTGGTTCAAACGAAGAGATTCCATTAACCTGCTTAAAATCAAAG GAGAGGGATGCATATTTCGAAGAAGCTATATGCGAGGTCTCAGACTGGTTATCCGAATATGCAG ATGGTGCAACATCTTCGGCTCATGAAGGTTTGGATGAGTCTTCTGAAGAATGGCTTACCGATTGCTTTAATGATCCTGAGTTGCAGCCTGGTTCCGAGGATAT GAATACATCTGGAGTACCTGATGTTCAAGCTGACATAATAG AGGTTATTAATTCCTCGCCAGAACGTGAGACAACTATGGTTAAAAGCAGTTCTGTTCGTACTTGTGGAAACATTATTTTCAAAG GTAGGAATTCATACATGCAACCTCCCAAAAAAGGTGCATCTTCTGTAGTGTACCCATTCGGCTTTATCAAACCCTGCAGTGCTCAAGGAGATGTGACGTTAAAAGAGATTAACAAAAAGATACACACTCCACCACCATCCAAGTCGAAGCAAAGCAATCAAGATCCACCTTCTTATCCCACATCAGCTTTTTCTGGGAAACCTGTCGTTGGCAAGACAAAAATTAACATAGAGGGCGGAAGAGGCAGCATTACAATCATGAGAACTAAAGGATGA
- the LOC107820214 gene encoding protein XRI1 isoform X2, translating to MAMPDLPMDFDSNSEIWDWQCGETFLEDRENFGLQPQADVSECLWTGVTENKEDLSYIFDDETTPVKDCGDLTLNVKDVTTKELEQCREPAKVVKRRRMLQFDAEILDVSGSNEEIPLTCLKSKERDAYFEEAICEVSDWLSEYADGATSSAHEGLDESSEEWLTDCFNDPELQPGSEDMNTSGVPDVQADIIEVINSSPERETTMVKSSSVRTCGNIIFKGRNSYMQPPKKGASSVVYPFGFIKPCSAQGDVTLKEINKKIHTPPPSKSKQSNQDPPSYPTSAFSGKPVVGKTKINIEGGRGSITIMRTKG from the exons ATGGCGATGCCTGATCTGCCCATGGATTTCGATAGTAACAG CGAGATATGGGATTGGCAATGTGGGGAAACTTTTCTTGAAGACCGTGAGAACTTTG GGCTGCAGCCTCAAGCAGACGTATCGGAATGTTTATGGACTGGTGTAACTGAAAATAAGGAAGATCTTTCCTACATTTTTGATGATGAGACCACTCCAGTTAAGGACTGTGGTGACTTGACACTCAATGTCAAGG ATGTTACAACCAAGGAATTGGAGCAGTGCAGAGAACCTGCTAAAGTGGTAAAAAGACGCAGAATGCTGCAATTTGACGCTGAGATCCTGGATGTTTCTGGTTCAAACGAAGAGATTCCATTAACCTGCTTAAAATCAAAG GAGAGGGATGCATATTTCGAAGAAGCTATATGCGAGGTCTCAGACTGGTTATCCGAATATGCAG ATGGTGCAACATCTTCGGCTCATGAAGGTTTGGATGAGTCTTCTGAAGAATGGCTTACCGATTGCTTTAATGATCCTGAGTTGCAGCCTGGTTCCGAGGATAT GAATACATCTGGAGTACCTGATGTTCAAGCTGACATAATAG AGGTTATTAATTCCTCGCCAGAACGTGAGACAACTATGGTTAAAAGCAGTTCTGTTCGTACTTGTGGAAACATTATTTTCAAAG GTAGGAATTCATACATGCAACCTCCCAAAAAAGGTGCATCTTCTGTAGTGTACCCATTCGGCTTTATCAAACCCTGCAGTGCTCAAGGAGATGTGACGTTAAAAGAGATTAACAAAAAGATACACACTCCACCACCATCCAAGTCGAAGCAAAGCAATCAAGATCCACCTTCTTATCCCACATCAGCTTTTTCTGGGAAACCTGTCGTTGGCAAGACAAAAATTAACATAGAGGGCGGAAGAGGCAGCATTACAATCATGAGAACTAAAGGATGA
- the LOC107820214 gene encoding protein XRI1 isoform X4, translating into MAMPDLPMDFDSNSEIWDWQCGETFLEDRENFDVTTKELEQCREPAKVVKRRRMLQFDAEILDVSGSNEEIPLTCLKSKERDAYFEEAICEVSDWLSEYADGATSSAHEGLDESSEEWLTDCFNDPELQPGSEDMNTSGVPDVQADIIEVINSSPERETTMVKSSSVRTCGNIIFKGRNSYMQPPKKGASSVVYPFGFIKPCSAQGDVTLKEINKKIHTPPPSKSKQSNQDPPSYPTSAFSGKPVVGKTKINIEGGRGSITIMRTKG; encoded by the exons ATGGCGATGCCTGATCTGCCCATGGATTTCGATAGTAACAG CGAGATATGGGATTGGCAATGTGGGGAAACTTTTCTTGAAGACCGTGAGAACTTTG ATGTTACAACCAAGGAATTGGAGCAGTGCAGAGAACCTGCTAAAGTGGTAAAAAGACGCAGAATGCTGCAATTTGACGCTGAGATCCTGGATGTTTCTGGTTCAAACGAAGAGATTCCATTAACCTGCTTAAAATCAAAG GAGAGGGATGCATATTTCGAAGAAGCTATATGCGAGGTCTCAGACTGGTTATCCGAATATGCAG ATGGTGCAACATCTTCGGCTCATGAAGGTTTGGATGAGTCTTCTGAAGAATGGCTTACCGATTGCTTTAATGATCCTGAGTTGCAGCCTGGTTCCGAGGATAT GAATACATCTGGAGTACCTGATGTTCAAGCTGACATAATAG AGGTTATTAATTCCTCGCCAGAACGTGAGACAACTATGGTTAAAAGCAGTTCTGTTCGTACTTGTGGAAACATTATTTTCAAAG GTAGGAATTCATACATGCAACCTCCCAAAAAAGGTGCATCTTCTGTAGTGTACCCATTCGGCTTTATCAAACCCTGCAGTGCTCAAGGAGATGTGACGTTAAAAGAGATTAACAAAAAGATACACACTCCACCACCATCCAAGTCGAAGCAAAGCAATCAAGATCCACCTTCTTATCCCACATCAGCTTTTTCTGGGAAACCTGTCGTTGGCAAGACAAAAATTAACATAGAGGGCGGAAGAGGCAGCATTACAATCATGAGAACTAAAGGATGA